A part of Capsicum annuum cultivar UCD-10X-F1 chromosome 6, UCD10Xv1.1, whole genome shotgun sequence genomic DNA contains:
- the LOC107855383 gene encoding piriformospora indica-insensitive protein 2-like, which translates to MFLQLVLAGVYIVMCKGEADGSIAPMEKYEKEALYSAIQGFVGNEWNGSFLYPDPCGWTTIEGVSCDFSNGFWYVTDLTIGDLYDNSLRCSQSAEFREHLFALTHLKRLYFSNCFISDQHEEFTIPVSNWDSLENSLESLEFRSNPGLTGTIPSSFGYLKNLRSLVLLENGLKGEIPGTLGNLTKLKRLVLAGNNFVGPIPSSLARLTSLLILDTSRNFLSGALPVTIGDLSSLIKLDLSNNRLNGKLPREIGELKSLTLLDLSHNNFSEGLPETFQEMDCLEELVLSDNPIRDYVARIQWQNLKSLEILDLSNMRLKGNIPNSMTEMKKLRFLSLSNNILTGNIPSKFEKTPTINALYLDGNDFTGKLEFSPRFYTKLRSRFRASGNMNLCLSMELMSTRHFPQGVKLCEQESTIDSKDSNQSLKDEYRSQNRHHIIASFGHSGHAVSRFTFCYVARMILIAFLSIIFL; encoded by the exons ATGTTTCTTCAGCTTGTTCTTGCTGGGGTGTATATTGTTATGTGCAAAGGTGAAGCAGATGGTTCTATAGCTCCAATGGAGAAATATGAGAAAGAGGCATTGTACTCTGCCATTCAAGGTTTTGTTGGAAATGAGTGGAATGGTTCATTTCTTTATCCTGATCCTTGTGGCTGGACAACAATTGAG GGAGTATCATGTGATTTCTCCAATGGCTTTTGGTACGTAACGGATTTAACTATTGGAGACCTATATGACAATTCACTTCGTTGCTCCCAATCTGCAGAGTTCAGAGAACACTTGTTTGCGCTCACGCATCTAAAAAGACTTTATTTCTCGAATTGCTTCATCTCAGATCAGCACGAAGAATTTACAATCCCCGTATCAAATTGGGATAGTCTCGAGAACAGCCTTGAATCATTAGAATTCCGGTCAAATCCTGGTCTTACTGGGACAATTCCCTCAAGTTTTGGCTACCTTAAGAATCTTCGGTCATTGGTGCTGCTGGAAAATGGACTGAAAGGAGAAATACCGGGAACTTTAGGcaacttaactaaactgaagCGCCTCGTTCTGGCAGGCAACAATTTTGTTGGTCCAATTCCGAGTAGTCTAGCAAGATTGACAAGTCTTTTGATACTTGACACCAGTAGGAATTTTCTATCTGGTGCATTACCTGTGACTATTGGTGATTTATCTTCGCTCATAAAGCTCGACTTGAGCAACAATCGGTTAAATGGAAAGTTGCCTAGAGAAATTGGAGAACTAAAGAGTCTAACACTGCTAGATCTCAGCCACAACAATTTCTCTGAGGGGTTGCCAGAGACATTTCAAGAAATGGATTGCTTAGAAGAACTTGTGTTATCTGACAATCCGATACGCGATTATGTTGCAAGAATCCAATGGCAGAACCTGAAAAGCCTGGAAATATTGGATCTTTCAAACATGAGATTGAAAGGGAACATACCAAATTCCATGACAGAAATGAAGAAACTGAGATTCCTCAGCCTCAGTAATAACATTCTTACAGGAAATATTCCATCAAAATTCGAGAAAACACCAACTATTAATGCTCTATACTTGGATGGTAATGATTTCACAGGGAAACTTGAATTTTCACCAAGGTTTTATACGAAACTAAGGAGTCGTTTTCGAGCTTCAGGTAATATGAATCTCTGCTTGTCCATGGAGTTAATGTCAACAAGGCATTTCCCACAAGGAGTAAAACTATGTGAACAAGAAAGCACAATAGACAGTAAAGATTCAAACCAAAGTTTAAAGGATGAATATAGGAGTCAAAATCGTCACCATATTATAGCTTCTTTTGGCCACTCAGGCCATGCTGTTAGTCGTTTTACATTTTGTTATGTTGCAAGAATGATACTTATCGCTTTTCTATcgattatatttttatga
- the LOC107855379 gene encoding mavicyanin: MGSSKVILCLVFLLCSVNFFRAFATEFNVGGDKGWVVPTEKDDQLYNQWAGKNRFKINDTLRFEYKRDSVLVVTKEEYEKCKSSRPIFFSNNGKTIYILDESGLYYFISGVSGHCERGLKMIIKVLESATPQSANHTSSPTVAAANVANAIHGMMLVGVLIVGVFM; encoded by the exons atgggtTCCTCTAAAGTTATACTCTGCTTAGTGTTCTTACTTTGTTCTGTTAATTTCTTCAGGGCGTTTGCCACTGAATTCAATGTCGGTGGTGACAAAGGATGGGTCGTTCCTACAGAAAAAGATGATCAATTGTATAACCAGTGGGCTGGAAAAAATAGGTTTAAGATTAATGACACCCTAA GATTCGAGTATAAGAGAGATTCGGTTCTAGTGGTGACTAAAGAGGAGTACGAAAAGTGCAAGTCGAGTCGTCCAATTTTCTTCTCCAACAATGGGAAGACGATCTATATATTGGATGAATCAGGGTTGTACTACTTCATCAGTGGTGTATCAGGACATTGCGAGAGGGGATTGAAGATGATAATCAAAGTTTTAGAATCGGCAACTCCTCAATCTGCTAATCATACTTCCTCACCTACTGTTGCTGCTGCTAATGTGGCTAATGCTATACATGGAATGATGCTTGTGGGGGTGCTTATTGTAGGTGTTTTTATGTAG
- the LOC107855365 gene encoding protein MIZU-KUSSEI 1 translates to MKTIMAKSFQELSSKKQFNWTTKVSNEEHQQEVAEEDPCLKASSNTNNNTEDGKTDNIKLSSLKPPQLSNSKSCSLNTIHEDKTQDKKSIQESETSASSSVSTRRKAVVAKLKSVLASLGRNRGNFQQGLGTKVVGTLFGRKHGHVHFAFQKDPNSQPAFLVELATPISGLVHEMSSGLVRIALECDKTDEKKSTRLLDEPLWRTYCNGKKCGFASTRECGAKEKQILKAVEPISMGAGVLPGNDECDSEDVMYMRAKFERVMGSRDSEAFYMMNPDSDGVAELSIYLLRV, encoded by the coding sequence ATGAAGACAATCATGGCCAAGAGTTTCCAAGAGTTGTCCTCCAAGAAGCAGTTCAACTGGACAACTAAAGTCAGCAATGAAGAACATCAACAAGAAGTAGCTGAAGAAGATCCATGCCTTAAAGCCTCCtcaaacacaaacaacaacacTGAAGATGGAAAAACAGACAACATAAAGTTATCTTCCTTGAAACCTCCACAactctcaaactccaagtcttgtTCCTTAAACACTATCCATGAAGACAAGACACAGGACAAGAAGTCAATTCAAGAATCAGAAACATCAGCTTCATCATCTGTCTCAACAAGGAGGAAAGCAGTAGTGGCCAAGCTGAAATCAGTACTAGCATCACTTGGTAGGAACAGAGGAAATTTCCAACAAGGTCTAGGAACCAAAGTTGTTGGCACCCTTTTCGGACGCAAACACGGGCATGTACATTTTGCATTTCAGAAGGATCCCAATTCACAACCAGCTTTCTTGGTCGAACTCGCGACCCCCATAAGTGGACTAGTCCATGAAATGTCATCGGGCTTGGTTAGGATTGCATTGGAATGTGACAAGACAGACGAGAAGAAATCAACTAGACTCCTAGATGAGCCTTTATGGAGGACTTATTGTAATGGCAAGAAATGTGGCTTTGCATCAACAAGAGAATGCGGTGCAAAAGAAAAGCAGATTCTGAAAGCTGTGGAGCCTATCTCTATGGGTGCTGGTGTTTTGCCGGGGAATGATGAATGTGATTCGgaggatgtaatgtacatgagGGCTAAATTTGAGAGAGTTATGGGGTCCAGAGATTCCGAGGCATTCTACATGATGAACCCTGATAGTGATGGAGTTGCTGAACTTAGTATCTACTTGCTCCGAGTCTAA